From Microvirgula aerodenitrificans DSM 15089:
TGATGGTCAGGGCCAGCCAGAAGCCGTGCGCGCCCATCGGCCGCTCCAGCCCGAGCACGACGCCATGGCCGAGGCCGAGCCAGGCCCCGCCGGCCAGCCCGACGCCCCAGAAGGCGACCAGGTGGACCGCCATCGGCCGTGCCGTAACCTTGTAGCCGCGCAGCGCGCCGGCTGCTGCCGTCTGCGCGGCGTCGGACAGCTGGAATACCGCGGCGAACAGCAGCAGTGAGGCCGCCAGTGCGACCACGCGCGCATCGTTGCTGTACATGGCGGCGATCGGTTCGCGCAGCAGCAGGACGCACAGCGATGTCGCACAGGCACAGAGCAGCGCCACCACCATGCCGACGCCACTGCGGAAACGTGCTGCCAGCGGGTCCTGATGGCCCAGTGCCTGGCCGACGCGGACTGTCAGCGCAGTCGCCAGGCTTTGCGGAATCATGTAGATCAGGCTGGAGAAGTTGATCACCACCTGGTGGCCGGATACGGTGACCGCACCCAGCTTGGCAATGGCCAGCGCGACGAAGGTGAAGGCGCTGACTTCCAGAAAATACGAGAACGCCACCGGTGCCCCGATACGCAGCAACTGGCGTTGCTGGGCCGGGTCCGGGCGCTCGAAGCGCTGCCACAGCCGATATGGCCGGTAGGCGGCCGCCAGCCGGGTATGGATGGCCAGCGCGATGAAGCTGAACCAGAATACCGCCCCGGTGGCCCAGCCACAGCCGGCACCGCCGAGTTCCGGAAAGCCGAACAGGCCGTGGATCAGGATGTAGTTGAGCGGGATGTTCAGCGCCAGCGCACACAGGCTGACGATCATGATCGGCTTGGTGCGGTTGACGCTGGACGAGTAGGCATGCAGTGCGCGGTACAGCAGCACGCCCGGCACGCCGAGACCGGCACCGGTCAGAAAACCGTTGACCTTGTCAGTGACGGCCGCGTCGAGTCCGAGGTGGGCGCCGAGGAACGGCTGCACGCCAAACAGGATGGCCATGCCGAACAGGCCGAGTGCGAGTGCGAGCCAGATGCCCTGGCGCACCGACGGGCCGATTTTT
This genomic window contains:
- a CDS encoding MATE family efflux transporter, encoding MRIATLFSRRHEARAEASALTRLAVPMMIAQMAQVATGFVDTVMAGQVSANDLAAVSIGSSILITVFITLSGVMVALNPVVAHHIGARAPEKIGPSVRQGIWLALALGLFGMAILFGVQPFLGAHLGLDAAVTDKVNGFLTGAGLGVPGVLLYRALHAYSSSVNRTKPIMIVSLCALALNIPLNYILIHGLFGFPELGGAGCGWATGAVFWFSFIALAIHTRLAAAYRPYRLWQRFERPDPAQQRQLLRIGAPVAFSYFLEVSAFTFVALAIAKLGAVTVSGHQVVINFSSLIYMIPQSLATALTVRVGQALGHQDPLAARFRSGVGMVVALLCACATSLCVLLLREPIAAMYSNDARVVALAASLLLFAAVFQLSDAAQTAAAGALRGYKVTARPMAVHLVAFWGVGLAGGAWLGLGHGVVLGLERPMGAHGFWLALTISLTLAAILLSWMLARVSHDALPAPGHLQKVSA